The genomic interval AGTGGGTTGCTGTAATGCCGGGCTAAGCGTCTGTTGTATAGCACCTGCCTGTAGGGCGATCTTTTCCAGCTGGCCCAACGAACCCAGTGGTTTGGTCTTGTTGTCTATTTTATGTTGCAGCGCTGCTGCGATGTCTTTATTTACCGGTGGAATATTGAATGTTGCCATATGAGGTGTCTGCTTATTAGTTATTTTAATGTGAGGGGAAGCCCGGATACGATCAGCGTTGCTTTATCTGCCTGCTGTGCGATGTATTGATTCATCCATCCCTGCAGGTCAGCAAACTTCCGGCCTCCTTCCGTGGAGGCATGTACACCCATCCCTATTTCATTGGAAATGATGATCAGGTTGAAATCCTGTTGGATAAAAGCATCAAATTCCTTTTTCGCTGCCGCCAGCGCCAGGTCTGCATCGTAGTTATTGTCCACGAAGAAATTGGTGAGCCATAGTGTTACACAGTCCAGCACGACCGTTTTATTGGCCAGTAGTAGTTTGCTGATCTCTTTTTCTTCCTCGATGTTTTCCCAGCGTGCATCCCGGTTTTTTTTGTGTAATGTGATGCGGGCATTGTGATCTTCATCCCAGATGCGGGATGTGGCAAGGTAAACAGGGCGTTCCGACAGGAGCAATGCCTGTTGTATCGCGTAGTCTGTTTTGCCGGACCGTTGACCTCCTGATATATAGTGGATCATTGGATGAATTTTATATTGTTATCGCCGGTAATGGTGCGTTTTGCCGGATATGCTGATATCCGGCGCCGATGGACACTGCCAGTTTTTCGGCCAGTTCCAGTTTGACAAAACCGCTTTCATTATCGATGACGGTGGTTCGTTTGATACCATTTAAATATTGCCTGTAAAACAATACCGCTTCTCCAAATGGATCATCCGTGTTGCCGGCATTGATCTTTCCATCGGTGAATATGTACAGGCTGGCATGTTCTTTCATATTGCGCTTAAACAATTGACTGATCATCGCAAATCCAGCTTTCATATTCGTTTTGCCTCCTGAGCTGAGGTGTGCAAGTGTATTGACCAGTTCCTGCACATGCAGGGTAGGCGCTGACAATAACTCCGCAGTTCCATTGCTCAAGGCTACTGCTGCGTATTTGATCCGTTTTGATTTGTAACGGTCAATTGTTTGCGCAACAAGACCTTTGATATAGGCGATTTGCCTGTCTTTCACCATAGAGCCACTGGAGTCTACCAGGAAGAAAACATACATATCTGCTTTGGACTGTTGACGTTTATACCTGATGGTTGTTTCATCATGCGTCAGGTAGTATTTCACTGTTTCCAGTACATCTACCCGCGGCGATAATGAGGCGCTCTTTTGTCTGGCGCCCTGGAGGTGAAGCGCGACTTTCATGGCCATCCCTTTCCTTGCCTCAGCACCACCTGTTTTCAGTTGCACGTATTGATCTGTTCCTGCTGCCTGCAGTAAATATTTTTGGCTGTTGCTCAGCTCATCCTGACCCTTATCGACTCGCCCTCCTTTTCTTCCCGCGGGGACTGGCTTTCCCTTTTCTGCTGAGAATGTTGCGTGGAGGAATAGTGTTTGGACCGGTGAGACAATACGAAAGGCATCACCTTATGAACATCGTCTGTGGCGACTTCTTTTTTACCGTAGAATGCAGCATATGCCCGCGCTGCTTTCAGTAGCAGAATATCTGCACGGAGCCCTTCTACCTTGTATTGGATGCAGGCATCAGCGATGCCGGCCAGTATGCTGTCGGAATAGGCTACTTGTTTTACCTGCTCCCTGGCATACATGATCTGTCGGGCAAGTTGTTGTTCCTCCGCTTCGTATTTTTCATGGAAGGCGGGTACATCTGCGTCGAACTGTAAACGGCGGTTGATGATCTCCATACGGTCTGTTCTGTCCATAGGCGTTTTTACCGTTACACTCAGGCCGAACCTGTCCAGCAATTGCGGGCGCAGTTCACCTTCCTCCGGATTCATGGTGCCTACCAGGCAGAACCTGCTTTCAAACCATTTGGACACGGTATCCCGTTCGAGGTGATAGCCGCCGCTGGCAGCTGCGTCCAGCAGTACGTCCATCAGGTAGTCATTCAACAGGTTTACTTCGTCTATATAAAGAATGCCCCGATTGGCAGTCGCCAGGAGGCCCTGCTGCACTTCCGTTCTTTTCTCATTAATGAGCACATCCAGTTTGATGCTACCAAGTACCCTGTCTTCAGTAGCGCCGATGGGCAGGTTGACAAAGGGGAAGTCTGTAATGCAGCGTTGCATCAGGTGGCTAAGCCCTCTTACGGTAGTGGTCTTTCCCGTGCCTTTGTCGCCCAGGGCCAGTACGCCCCCCAGGCCAGGGTCTATCATGCAGAGTACCAGCGTCAGTTTAAAGTCTTCCTGTGCATGTATGGCTGTAAAAGGAAATGATCTCATGAAATGGTCCGTTTAATGGTTAAGCGAAACTGTTGTAGATCCAGAGGCAGCCTACGCCAATGGAGAAAATGCCTACAACTGCGTTGAGCGATTTAAAGGCCAGCTGATTGCGTTCTATGAACCTTGATACCGAAAAGGCCAGTACGCAGCTGTAGGTGGTCATGGCCACCACGATACCAACACTCTGCAGTACAATGATGCCAATGGCAATACCTGTACTGCTGGAGGCCATGATCAGTGCGATGGCGCATGCCCCGCCGGTGCCTGCCAGTCCATGCAGCATGCCTACCCAGAAAGAACGGCTTAAAGGGTTCATGGCAATTTCCTGCCCTTGTTTACCATGAATGTGCAGCGCGTTATTAATGTGCTCATGTTCTGCAAATGCCTTGTGTGCAGCCATCATCTGCTTCAGCTTATGATTGCGGCGGATGGCGGATATGCCCAGCCAGATCATCACCGGACCTACTACTATCTCTGCATAGGAAGAGATGTTCAGTGGTAAGGCTGATTTCAGCAACAGGGCAAAACAGCTGAACAGGATCAGTGAAGTGGAGTGGCCCAATGCCCATTGGGAGGAACGCCAGATCAGTTTCGAAAGCCCGATCCTGTTGTTGGCCTTATCCGACGCCAGTACAGACACTGCCGCCATGTGGTCGGGCTCGAAAGAGTGCTGGATGCCCAGGAGTATTGAGTCTGTAAATAAGTATCCGATCATATTAAAAAGTTAGAATAGCATCATTTGCGTCGATCAGCAGAAGCTGCAGCTGTACGTCCGGTATCAGTGGTGCACAGACCGCATAACAACGTGCTGCCAGTTCCCGGAAGAATGGTTCCGCTTCATCGAAGGGAAACAGCTCTGTGAGTCGCCGGGCCATGTTCAGCTCCAGGATAGGCCGGCATTGATCTTCACTATAACCACAGTCCCTTGCCATTGTGTAGATGAACTGTTTATCCCAGCTGGACTTCCCGCTATGTGTATCCAGTTCTCCCTGGGCAAGTTTGGCAGCCTTCCCCAGCATGATGCCCATGTTCACCTGCCGCAGGGGCACAGCGCGGATCTTCGCCAGCGTTTCCCCGATCCAGTTTCCATACTGGATGAAAGCAAATTCCGGCAGATGGTGAAACCGTTTCCGCAGCAGGTTCTCCGAACGGCCGCCGGAATTGATGACGATCTCCCTGCAGTTATTGGCCAGCGCCACATCAATGCCCTGCGTGATGCTGGCAATGTAGGCGGAGGAACTGAAGGGCCGCACAATGCCGGTAGTGCCCAATATGGAAATGCCGCCTAAGATGCCAATACGGCTGTTTAAAGTCTTTTTGGCTATCTCTGCTCCATCCACCACGAAAACCTCGATATTTACCCCCTTATTAAGCGAATAACGGTGTGTCAGGAAATGGACAACATCCGTCATCATTTTCCGGGGTACCGGGTTAATGGCCGGCTCTCCTACACTGATCGCCAGACCGGGAAGGGTGACCAGCCCAACGCCTTCCCCACGAAGGAACCTGACTTCCTGTGTATCATTGAAAGACACGGTGCAGCCGACCGTGGCTCCATGTGTCACATCCGGATCGTCGCCTGCATCTTTTACGGTGGTGCAGGTGGCCTTGTCAGCGCTGTATGTGCATACACTGATCCGGAATGTCACTTTTTCTCCCCGTGGCAGTGTGATCTCTACCTCCTGCACCGGCGTCTGTGTAATAAGCGCCAGCAAAGCGGCCTTCGTACAGGCGGTGGCGCAGGCCCCTGTCGTGTACCCTTGTCTTAAGGGCCCTTCGGGAACCGGCCGCAGGCTCATGACAAGACGCTGTTGAGCCCAGCCAGGAGTGATACTTCATCGCTGACGGTGATGAACGTATCCGGCAGGGCAGGACGTTCGATGATCAGGATGGGAATATTACTTTGCAGGGCTGCCTGTATCTTAGTAGCCAGGAAACCGGATTCCCCGCTTTCTTTCGTCAGTATACAATCAATGTCATATTGCCGAATAAGGGCCAGTTCCTGTTGCAGATCGTTGCCCGGCATATCCTGCACGAGGTGTTCTTTTGGAAAGCCTGCCTGTACTGCCAGCGCCAGGGAACTTTCCCTGGGCAGGATGCGGAAGATGGTGGCATGCTGTTGCCAGTAGGGAGTCAGCGGTGCAATGGTCTGCACACCTGTTAATGCCAGCAATCGCTTCACCGGATGCTGTTCCAGCCAGGACATCGCAACTGTATAAGAGCTGCAATATTTTACAAGCGGATGTTCCAGCCGCTCCGGGTAATTGCGTTCATAGCGGAGTACCGGAAGGGACAGCGTCTGTGCACTTTCATAAATAGTAGCGTGCAGCTGGGTGGCAAAGGGGTGACTGGCATGAACGATAGCCCTGACAGCATGAACTTTACAGAATGCCTGTAGCTGTGTTGCCGTGAGCGCGCCATGCCGGTAAATGCCATATGCGCCCGGCTGAAAGTCAATATTTG from Chitinophaga filiformis carries:
- the cobK gene encoding precorrin-6A reductase; translated protein: MILVFGGTTEGKKVAGILEKAACPYYYSTKTNIDFQPGAYGIYRHGALTATQLQAFCKVHAVRAIVHASHPFATQLHATIYESAQTLSLPVLRYERNYPERLEHPLVKYCSSYTVAMSWLEQHPVKRLLALTGVQTIAPLTPYWQQHATIFRILPRESSLALAVQAGFPKEHLVQDMPGNDLQQELALIRQYDIDCILTKESGESGFLATKIQAALQSNIPILIIERPALPDTFITVSDEVSLLAGLNSVLS
- a CDS encoding ATP-binding protein, encoding MRSFPFTAIHAQEDFKLTLVLCMIDPGLGGVLALGDKGTGKTTTVRGLSHLMQRCITDFPFVNLPIGATEDRVLGSIKLDVLINEKRTEVQQGLLATANRGILYIDEVNLLNDYLMDVLLDAAASGGYHLERDTVSKWFESRFCLVGTMNPEEGELRPQLLDRFGLSVTVKTPMDRTDRMEIINRRLQFDADVPAFHEKYEAEEQQLARQIMYAREQVKQVAYSDSILAGIADACIQYKVEGLRADILLLKAARAYAAFYGKKEVATDDVHKVMPFVLSHRSKHYSSTQHSQQKRESQSPREEKEGESIRVRMS
- a CDS encoding vWA domain-containing protein gives rise to the protein MQLKTGGAEARKGMAMKVALHLQGARQKSASLSPRVDVLETVKYYLTHDETTIRYKRQQSKADMYVFFLVDSSGSMVKDRQIAYIKGLVAQTIDRYKSKRIKYAAVALSNGTAELLSAPTLHVQELVNTLAHLSSGGKTNMKAGFAMISQLFKRNMKEHASLYIFTDGKINAGNTDDPFGEAVLFYRQYLNGIKRTTVIDNESGFVKLELAEKLAVSIGAGYQHIRQNAPLPAITI
- a CDS encoding bifunctional adenosylcobinamide kinase/adenosylcobinamide-phosphate guanylyltransferase, which gives rise to MIHYISGGQRSGKTDYAIQQALLLSERPVYLATSRIWDEDHNARITLHKKNRDARWENIEEEKEISKLLLANKTVVLDCVTLWLTNFFVDNNYDADLALAAAKKEFDAFIQQDFNLIIISNEIGMGVHASTEGGRKFADLQGWMNQYIAQQADKATLIVSGLPLTLK
- a CDS encoding cobalt-precorrin-5B (C(1))-methyltransferase, giving the protein MSLRPVPEGPLRQGYTTGACATACTKAALLALITQTPVQEVEITLPRGEKVTFRISVCTYSADKATCTTVKDAGDDPDVTHGATVGCTVSFNDTQEVRFLRGEGVGLVTLPGLAISVGEPAINPVPRKMMTDVVHFLTHRYSLNKGVNIEVFVVDGAEIAKKTLNSRIGILGGISILGTTGIVRPFSSSAYIASITQGIDVALANNCREIVINSGGRSENLLRKRFHHLPEFAFIQYGNWIGETLAKIRAVPLRQVNMGIMLGKAAKLAQGELDTHSGKSSWDKQFIYTMARDCGYSEDQCRPILELNMARRLTELFPFDEAEPFFRELAARCYAVCAPLIPDVQLQLLLIDANDAILTF